A stretch of Lactuca sativa cultivar Salinas chromosome 6, Lsat_Salinas_v11, whole genome shotgun sequence DNA encodes these proteins:
- the LOC111878267 gene encoding annexin Gh1, producing the protein MSTITVPAEVPPVSDDVEQLHKAFEGWGTNEGLIIEILAHRNADQRKLIRHTYAETYKEDLLKALEKELTSDFERIILLWTLDPPERDAFLANEATKKGAKSNHVLAEIASTRSSQDLLLAKKAYHLRYQKSMEEDVAHSTTGDFRKLLWPLVTSYRYEGDEVDMSLAKTEAKLLHDKITEKCYNDDDFIRIITTRSKPQINATLNHYKNEFGQDINKDLKADPKDEFLAILRATIKGLTYPVKYFEKRLRLSIEKTGTDESALSRIVATRAEFDMKIIKEEYKKRSSVSLDQAIAKDTRGDYEDMLLALVGTTES; encoded by the exons ATGTCGACGATTACCGTTCCGGCAGAAGTTCCTCCCGTCTCCGACGACGTTGAGCAGCTTCATAAAGCTTTTGAAG GATGGGGAACAAACGAGGGTTTGATCATCGAGATTTTAGCTCACAGAAACGCAGACCAACGTAAGCTTATCCGCCATACTTATGCTGAAACTTACAAAGAAGATCTCCTTAAAGCTCTTGAAAAGGAACTCACAAGCGACTTCGAG AGGATTATTCTTCTCTGGACACTCGATCCACCTGAAAGAGATGCATTTTTGGCAAACGAAGCAACAAAGAAAGGAGCTAAAAGCAACCATGTTCTTGCTGAAATAGCTTCTACAAGATCCTCACAAGATCTTCTTCTTGCAAAGAAAGCTTATCATCTTCGTTATCAGAAATCCATGGAAGAAGATGTTGCACATTCCACAACTGGGGACTTCCGAAAG TTGTTATGGCCTTTGGTGACGAGTTACAGATACGAAGGGGATGAAGTGGACATGTCGCTTGCAAAAACAGAAGCAAAGTTACTCCATGATAAAATTACAGAGAAATGTTATAACGATGATGATTTTATAAGAATTATCACCACAAGAAGCAAACCACAAATCAATGCAACTTTGAATCATTACAAGAATGAGTTTGGACAAGATATTAACAAG GATTTAAAAGCTGATCCAAAAGACGAGTTTTTAGCAATTTTAAGGGCAACAATAAAGGGATTAACGTATCCTGTGAAATACTTTGAGAAAAGGTTAAGGCTATCAATTGAGAAGACAGGGACTGATGAAAGTGCACTCTCAAGAATTGTGGCTACAAGAGCTGAATTTGACATGAAAATTATTAAAGAAGAATATAAAAAGAGAAGCAGTGTTTCATTAGATCAAGCTATTGCTAAAGATACTAGAGGAGATTATGAAGACATGCTTCTAGCTCTTGTTGGTACTACTGAAtcttaa